A part of Salmo salar chromosome ssa18, Ssal_v3.1, whole genome shotgun sequence genomic DNA contains:
- the fam98a gene encoding protein FAM98A, producing METDIIDSLEDLGYQGPLLEDGALEAAVSGGAAAPEFTKVCAWIVSELKLYCQLEENVHATNCPSEAEGFQLEMSGLLSELACPYNVLTTGDVTQRLLNKTNCLLLITFLISELEASRMILVNKPQKAAQEAGGSVVFMELKGICVSLGMSKPPANITMFQFFSGIEKKLKEALAKVPSTHVGGPLMKKPLGPVHFEKIEAINQALVNEYEVRRKMLLKRLDVTVQSFGWSDKAKKHAEKLANVYPPLRSTLATKSKVSVAHLFAAREDLSKIMRTSSGRIREKTACAINKVLMGRVPDRGGRPTEIEAPPPEMPTWQKRQDGPQGGGHYGGGGRGGSRGGYDQHSQGGRGGYERGGGYERGGRGGGGGGRGGKVQGGWSDGGGGGGGGGGGGGGGGGGYQGHYQEGGGHQAGGGRGGYGGGKFQGGFQGPGYPAGGHQGGGGGGGGGYQHDNHNQDGGRHQDRGGRGGRGGRGRGDGRGRGDGRGRGQGGGWGGRGGQNLNQGGQFEQFFQQGGQQYNQAGFSQGSKNYTS from the exons ATGGAGACAGATATTATTGACTCACTGGAAGATCTGGG GTACCAAGGCCCTCTGTTGGAGGATGGAGCACTGGAGGCTGCGGTGAGCGGGGGAGCAGCAGCACCAGAGTTCACCAAGGTGTGTGCCTGGATCGTCTCAGAGCTCAAGCTCTACTGTCAGCTGGAGGAGAATGTCCATGCCACCAACT GTCCCAGTGAGGCAGAGGGGTTCCAGCTGGAGATGAGTGGTCTTCTGTCTGAGCTGGCCTGTCCTTACAATGTCCTCACCACAGGAGATGTCACCCAGAGGCTGCTCAACAAGACAAACTGCCTACTGCTCATCA cctttcTGATCTCGGAGCTGGAGGCCTCCAGGATGATCCTGGTCAACAAGCCTCAGAAGGCAGCCCAGGAGGCCGGGGGCAGTGTTGTCTTTATGGAGCTGAAGGGGATCTGTGTGTCCCTGGGCATGTCCAAACCCCCAGCCAACATCACAATGTTCCAGTTTTTCAGTGGGATCGAGAAGAAG CTGAAAGAAGCTCTAGCCAAAGTGCCATCAACTCATGTTGGGGGTCCTCTGATGAAGAAGCCACTTGGACCAGTTCACTTT GAAAAAATCGAAGCCATCAATCAAGCACTTGTGAATGAGTATGAAGTCCGAAGGAAGATGTTATTGAAACGTCTTGACGTGACAGTTCAGTCCTTCGGTTGGTCTGACAAAGCTAAG AAACATGCTGAAAAGCTGGCCAATGTATACCCGCCTCTGCGTTCAACCCTCGCCACAAAGAGCAAAGTCTCGGTGGCTCACCTCTTTGCTGCACGAGAGGACCTCTCCAAGATTATGCGCACAAGTAGTGGCAGGATAAGGGAGAAGACTGCTTGTGCCATTAACAAG GTTCTGATGGGACGTGTGCCAGACAGAGGTGGGCGACCCACTGAGATTGAGGCCCCCCCACCAGAGATGCCCACCTGGCAGAAGAGGCAAGACGGTCCACAGGGAGGTGGACACTATGGCGGGGGTGGACGAGGAGGCAGCAGGGGGGGCTACGACCAACACTCTCAGGGGGGCCGAGGGGGTTACGAGCGAGGAGGGGGTTATGAAAGGGgcgggaggggtggaggagggggtggcAGAGGGGGCAAGGTGCAGGGAGGCTGGTcggacggaggaggaggaggaggaggaggaggaggaggaggtggtggtggtggtggtggttaccaAGGTCATTACCAGGAAGGAGGTGGCCACCAAGcgggtggggggagaggaggtTATGGGGGTGGAAAATTTCAAGGGGGCTTCCAGGGCCCTGGTTACCCTGCAGGAGGGCATCAAGGCGGAGGAGGGGGCGGAGGAGGTGGTTACCAACATGACAACCACAATCAAGATGGCGGTCGCCACCAGGACAGGGGTGGCCGAGGGGGTCGCGGGGGTAGGGGAAGAGGTGATGGTAGAGGAAGAGGTGATGGTAGGGGAAGAGGACAGGGGGGAGGTTGGGGAGGGCGAGGGGGTCAGAATTTGAACCAAGGAGGACAGTTTGAACAGTTCTTCCAGCAGGGTGGCCAGCAGTACAATCAAGCAGGCTTTAGCCAGGGGAGCAAAAACTACACTAGTTGA